In Falco cherrug isolate bFalChe1 chromosome 5, bFalChe1.pri, whole genome shotgun sequence, one DNA window encodes the following:
- the KCNA6 gene encoding potassium voltage-gated channel subfamily A member 6 produces the protein MRAEEPLALAAPRAGGGEAEAEAPGEERSGGSCCSSERLVINISGLRFETQLRTLSIFPDTLLGDPSRRVRYFDPLRNEYFFDRNRPSFDAILYYYQSGGRLRRPVHVPLDIFLEEIRFYQLGQEAIETFREDEGFIQEEEKPLPQHHFQRQVWLLFEYPESSGPARAIAIVSVLVILISIVIFCLETLPEFRQEPKGAQPGFGEAAPAGDEALLLPPPPPPSGTPPPLRPATGVGPFFTDPFFLIETLCIIWFSFELLVRFFACPSKPEFSRNIMNIIDIVAIIPYFITLGTELAQQQQQKQQPGSSSNNGGQQQAMSLAILRVIRLVRVFRIFKLSRHSKGLQILGKTLQASMRELGLLIFFLFIGVILFSSAVYFAETDDPDSLFTSIPDAFWWAVVSMTTVGYGDMYPMTIGGKIVGSLCAIAGVLTIALPVPVIVSNFNYFYHRETDHEEQCQYTHVTCGQQQSPFSEPKKGDSNQSLSKSEFLEAEDLESMKYSNFIPPNNQGYKEKKMLTEV, from the coding sequence ATGCGGGCGGAGGAGCCGCTGGCGCTGGCGgccccgcgggcggggggcggcgagGCGGAGGCGGAGGCGCCGGGCGAGGAGCGGAGCGgcggcagctgctgcagcagcgaGCGGCTGGTGATCAACATCTCGGGGCTGCGCTTCGAGACGCAGCTGCGGACCCTCTCCATCTTCCCCGACACGCTGCTGGGCGACCCCAGCCGCCGGGTGCGCTACTTCGACCCGCTCCGCAACGAGTACTTCTTCGACCGCAACCGGCCCAGCTTCGACGCCATCCTCTACTACTACCAGTCCGGGGGACGGCTCCGCCGGCCGGTCCATGTGCCCCTCGACATCTTCCTGGAGGAGATCCGCTTCTACCAGCTGGGCCAGGAGGCCATCGAGACCTTCCGGGAGGATGAGGGCTTCATTCAAGAGGAGGAgaagcccctgccccagcaccactTCCAGCGCCAGGTCTGGCTGCTTTTTGAGTACCCCGAGAGCTCTGGGCCGGCCCGGGCCATCGCCATCGTCTCCGTGCTGGTCATCCTCATCTCCATCGTCATCTTCTGCCTGGAGACCCTGCCCGAGTTCCGCCAGGAGCCCAAGGGGGCCCAGCCTGGCTTTGGGGAGGCAGCACCAGCTGGGGATGaggcgctgctgctgccaccgccGCCACCACCGAGCGGGACTCCGCCGCCCCTGCGCCCTGCCACTGGCGTCGGCCCCTTCTTCACTGACCCCTTCTTCCTCATTGAGACCCTGTGCATCATCTGGTTCTCCTTTGAGCTCCTCGTCCGTTTCTTCGCCTGCCCCAGCAAGCCTGAGTTTTCCCGCAACATCATGAACATCATCGACATTGTGGCCATCATCCCCTACTTCATCACCCTGGGCACTgagctggcccagcagcagcagcagaagcagcagcctgggagcagcagcaacaatgGGGGCCAGCAGCAAGCCATGTCCTTGGCCATCCTCAGAGTCATCCGCCTGGTCAGAGTCTTTAGGATCTTCAAGCTCTCCAGGCACTCCAAGGGGCTGCAGATCTTGGGGAAGACCCTCCAGGCCAGcatgagggagctgggcctccttatctttttcctctttattggGGTGATCCTTTTCTCCAGTGCTGTCTACTTTGCAGAGACTGATGACCCCGACTCCCTCTTCACCAGCATCCCTGACGCTTTTTGGTGGGCAGTGGTATCCATGACCACCGTGGGCTATGGGGATATGTATCCCATGACAATTGGTGGCAAGATTGTGGGCTCCTTGTGTGCCATCGCAGGTGTGCTCACCATCgccctccctgtccctgtcaTCGTGTCCAACTTCAACTACTTCTACCACCGAGAGACTGATCATGAAGAGCAGTGCCAGTACACCCATGTCacctgtggccagcagcagtcACCCTTCTCTGAGCCCAAGAAGGGGGACAGTAATCAGTCTCTCAGCAAATCTGAATTCCTGGAAGCAGAAGACCTGGAGTCCATGAAATATTCCAACTTCATTCCACCCAACAACCAGGGttataaagagaagaaaatgctgacaGAGGTGTGA